In Janibacter sp. CX7, a single genomic region encodes these proteins:
- a CDS encoding acyltransferase family protein, whose product MRNGYLDLLRVVGTVAIVLGHIEGLKPLPDYVYPWHVPLYFMLSGWLWRPGSRDFGSEVKVRAKTLLLPYVPWFAIVSLVYGLELWRRGRDSTGKVEEQLPGGAYAIEPYSAFWFITALFVAVVVVRAMEALRLPLWLQIGVGVGLCALVQIYQDISVNSPFAIAQGLGCVIFVQAGYLARLLTGRSGQRSRWSRRTLWVMAIATFAAGVWITTWPGVGNLNLKFAQFNEPVWAVLAGILISAGMIMAPIYIGGVWSHRISTLAQSGMAVILLHALFVWLGKDYHPWAVAVVAVVVPWTLGLLLARTRWGWVFGCSRPKPLVPAA is encoded by the coding sequence ATGCGCAACGGCTATCTCGACCTGCTGCGGGTCGTCGGCACGGTCGCGATCGTCCTCGGGCACATCGAGGGTCTCAAGCCGCTGCCGGACTACGTCTACCCCTGGCACGTGCCGCTGTACTTCATGTTGTCGGGGTGGCTGTGGCGGCCGGGGTCACGTGACTTCGGCAGCGAGGTCAAGGTGCGCGCCAAGACCCTGCTGCTGCCGTACGTCCCGTGGTTTGCGATCGTCTCCCTCGTCTACGGGCTCGAGCTGTGGCGAAGGGGGCGCGACAGCACCGGCAAGGTCGAGGAGCAGCTGCCGGGCGGGGCCTATGCGATCGAGCCGTACTCCGCCTTCTGGTTCATCACCGCGCTCTTCGTCGCCGTCGTCGTCGTCCGCGCCATGGAGGCGCTGCGCCTGCCGCTGTGGCTGCAGATCGGGGTGGGCGTGGGGCTGTGCGCGCTCGTGCAGATCTACCAGGACATCTCGGTGAACTCGCCCTTCGCGATCGCGCAGGGGCTGGGGTGCGTCATCTTCGTGCAGGCGGGCTACCTGGCGCGGCTGCTCACCGGGCGCTCGGGGCAGCGCTCGCGGTGGAGTCGCCGGACGCTGTGGGTGATGGCGATCGCGACCTTTGCGGCCGGGGTGTGGATCACGACGTGGCCGGGGGTGGGCAACCTCAACCTGAAGTTCGCGCAGTTCAACGAGCCGGTGTGGGCCGTCCTCGCGGGGATCCTCATCAGCGCCGGGATGATCATGGCCCCGATCTACATCGGCGGGGTGTGGTCGCACCGGATCAGCACGCTCGCCCAGTCGGGCATGGCGGTGATCCTGCTGCACGCGCTCTTCGTGTGGCTGGGCAAGGACTACCACCCCTGGGCCGTCGCCGTCGTGGCGGTGGTCGTGCCGTGGACCCTCGGGCTGCTGCTCGCGCGCACGCGGTGGGGGTGGGTCTTCGGCTGCTCTCGGCCCAAGCCGCTGGTGCCGGCTGCGTGA
- a CDS encoding GDSL-type esterase/lipase family protein → MSGHPMTDAAGNEFTPSATFGQEDGRREISLVFIGDSFVAGEGDDKALGWVGRVMARTQVKDAVVAHYNLGVRGETAGGVAERWLRESPARFEGVFERRLVVQIGHADVAQATSIARLRLNLANILDEASSQGVATFVVGPPPSADPEVNNQLRHVVEAQRDVCDRRGVTFVDTFTPLAGHDQWESDIAASADGVHPGQAGYGLIAWLVLHHGWGEWIG, encoded by the coding sequence GTGAGCGGCCACCCGATGACGGACGCAGCCGGCAACGAGTTCACCCCCAGCGCGACCTTCGGCCAGGAGGACGGGCGCCGGGAGATCTCGCTGGTCTTCATCGGCGACTCCTTCGTCGCCGGCGAGGGTGACGACAAGGCTCTTGGGTGGGTCGGTCGGGTCATGGCCCGCACCCAGGTCAAGGACGCGGTCGTCGCGCACTACAACCTCGGGGTGCGCGGCGAGACCGCCGGCGGGGTCGCCGAGCGCTGGCTGCGCGAGTCCCCCGCCCGCTTCGAGGGGGTCTTCGAGCGGCGGCTGGTCGTCCAGATCGGCCATGCCGACGTCGCCCAGGCCACCTCGATCGCCCGCCTGCGGCTCAACCTCGCCAACATCCTCGACGAGGCCTCGAGCCAGGGTGTCGCGACCTTCGTCGTCGGCCCCCCGCCCTCCGCCGACCCGGAGGTCAACAACCAGCTGCGCCACGTCGTCGAGGCCCAGCGCGACGTCTGCGACCGCCGGGGCGTCACGTTCGTCGACACCTTCACCCCGCTGGCCGGCCACGACCAGTGGGAGTCCGACATCGCCGCCTCCGCTGATGGCGTGCACCCCGGCCAGGCGGGCTACGGCCTGATCGCCTGGCTCGTGCTGCACCACGGCTGGGGCGAGTGGATCGGCTGA
- a CDS encoding DUF6104 family protein, with the protein MYFTDRGIEELADRRGEEQVTLEWVSDQLRTFVDLNPEFETPIERLASWLARLDDEELDDE; encoded by the coding sequence ATGTACTTCACGGACCGCGGCATCGAGGAGCTCGCGGACCGACGTGGTGAGGAGCAGGTCACTCTCGAGTGGGTGAGTGACCAGCTCCGAACCTTCGTCGACCTCAACCCCGAGTTCGAGACGCCGATCGAGCGACTCGCGTCGTGGCTGGCACGCCTCGACGACGAGGAGCTCGACGACGAGTAA
- a CDS encoding multifunctional oxoglutarate decarboxylase/oxoglutarate dehydrogenase thiamine pyrophosphate-binding subunit/dihydrolipoyllysine-residue succinyltransferase subunit, translating to MSLNDFGPNEWLVDELYEQFKNDRNSVDKAWWEFFENYTPGQSGGDNGTSPKGAAAPAATSAPTSEPKKAEAPAPAKAEPKKAEPKKAEAAPAKAEPKKAEPKAEAKKAEPTPRDEQKPASAQKPVEEDVHTPLRGAAARVVTNMESSLEVPTATSVRAVPAKLLIDNRIVINNHLKRSRGGKVSFTHLIGYALVKALRAMPEMNVGYTTNDKGKPVVIQPAHVGLGIAIDLQKDDGSRQLMVPAIKPAETMDFTAFWNAYEVVVKKARDGKLTVEDFQGTTMSLTNPGGIGTVHSIPRLMKGQGAIIGVGALDYPAEWQGASTETLNRNAVSKILTLTSTYDHRIIQGAQSGEFLRIVHQLLLGAEGFYDEIFESLRIPYEPVRWVQDISTTHDDDINKVARVQELIHAYRVRGHLMADIDPLEYKQRRHEDLDITSHDLTLWDLDRHFATGGFGGEPFLKLRKILGILRDSYCRTTGIEYMHIQDPEQRRWMQERVEVGYAKTTSDEQLRILRRLNAAEAFETFLQTKFVGQKRFSLEGGESVIAVLDRILTRAASEGMDEVCIGMPHRGRLNVLANIAGKSYAQIFREFEGQLDPKSVQGSGDVKYHLGTEGEFTGEDGETTKVYLAANPSHLEAVNPVLEGIVRAKQDRLNHGGEDFPVLPILMHGDAAFAGQGVVAETLQQSQLRGYRTGGTIHVVVNNQVGFTTSPSASRSSVYSTDVARMIQAPIFHVNGDDPEACVRVAELAFEFRQRFHKDVVIDVVCYRRRGHNEGDDPSMTQPLMYKLIESKRSVRKLYTENLIGRKDITPEEADAALRDYQAQLERVFVETKEALKAPASPADASSDSGDTGSDAPDNAGLERPSSQTSDATTRSADETGISETDLKHIGDLFDSPPADFTIHPKLQQAMQKRAASVSEGGIDWGTGEMLAFGSLLMDGTPVRLAGQDSRRGTFVQRHAVLIDKNDGEEWTPLNYLGGGQARFWVYDSLLSEFAALGFEYGYSVERPDALVLWEAQFGDFVNGAATIIDEFISSSEQKWGQNSSVVLLLPHGYEGQGPDHSSARIERFLALCAQNNMTVAFPSTPASYFHLLRRQAYHRPRRPLIVFTPKSMLRLKAASSQPEDFTSGGFRAVLPDMTQPKGDQVTRVLIAAGKVTWDLEAERKKRGDEQTAILHLERFYPLPGEELAAELAQYPGAELVLVQEEPENQGAWPFLGMNLPADLAKHGETRALTAVTRPPSASPAAGTAKKHAQEQADLIARAFDR from the coding sequence GTGTCCCTGAACGACTTCGGCCCCAACGAGTGGCTCGTCGACGAGCTGTACGAGCAGTTCAAGAACGACCGCAACAGCGTCGACAAGGCCTGGTGGGAGTTCTTCGAGAACTACACGCCGGGCCAGTCCGGCGGGGACAACGGCACCAGCCCGAAGGGGGCTGCCGCACCTGCCGCGACGAGCGCCCCGACCTCCGAGCCGAAGAAGGCCGAGGCCCCCGCCCCGGCGAAGGCGGAGCCGAAGAAGGCAGAGCCCAAGAAGGCGGAGGCCGCCCCGGCCAAGGCCGAGCCGAAGAAGGCCGAGCCCAAGGCCGAGGCGAAGAAGGCCGAGCCCACCCCGCGTGACGAGCAGAAGCCCGCCTCCGCCCAGAAGCCGGTCGAGGAGGACGTGCACACCCCCCTTCGCGGTGCTGCCGCCCGGGTCGTGACCAACATGGAGTCCTCGCTCGAGGTCCCGACCGCCACGTCGGTGCGCGCCGTCCCGGCGAAGCTGCTCATCGACAACCGCATCGTCATCAACAACCACCTCAAGCGCAGCCGCGGTGGCAAGGTCTCCTTCACCCACCTCATCGGCTACGCCCTGGTCAAGGCGCTGCGCGCCATGCCCGAGATGAACGTCGGCTACACGACGAACGACAAGGGCAAGCCGGTCGTCATCCAGCCGGCCCATGTCGGTCTCGGCATCGCCATCGACCTGCAGAAGGACGACGGCTCCCGTCAGCTCATGGTCCCGGCGATCAAGCCGGCCGAGACGATGGACTTCACCGCCTTCTGGAATGCCTACGAGGTCGTCGTCAAGAAGGCGCGCGACGGCAAGCTGACCGTCGAGGACTTCCAAGGCACGACGATGTCGCTGACCAACCCCGGCGGCATCGGCACCGTCCACTCGATCCCGCGCCTGATGAAGGGCCAGGGCGCGATCATCGGCGTCGGTGCCCTCGACTACCCCGCTGAATGGCAGGGCGCGAGCACCGAGACGCTCAACCGCAATGCCGTCTCCAAGATCCTCACGCTGACCTCGACCTACGACCACCGCATCATCCAGGGTGCGCAGTCGGGCGAGTTCCTGCGGATCGTCCACCAGCTGCTCCTGGGTGCCGAGGGCTTCTACGACGAGATCTTCGAGAGCCTGCGCATCCCCTACGAGCCGGTGCGCTGGGTGCAGGACATCTCCACCACGCACGACGACGACATCAACAAGGTCGCACGTGTCCAGGAGCTCATCCACGCCTACCGCGTGCGCGGTCACCTCATGGCCGACATCGACCCGCTGGAGTACAAGCAGCGTCGCCACGAGGACCTCGACATCACGAGCCACGACCTGACGCTGTGGGACCTCGACCGGCACTTCGCCACCGGCGGCTTCGGCGGCGAGCCCTTCCTCAAGCTGCGCAAGATCCTCGGCATCCTGCGTGACTCCTACTGCCGCACCACCGGCATCGAGTACATGCACATCCAGGACCCGGAGCAGCGCCGCTGGATGCAGGAGCGCGTCGAGGTCGGCTACGCGAAGACGACGAGCGACGAGCAGCTGCGGATCCTGCGCCGCCTCAACGCCGCCGAGGCCTTCGAGACCTTCCTGCAGACGAAGTTCGTCGGGCAGAAGCGATTTTCCCTCGAAGGCGGCGAGTCGGTCATCGCCGTGCTCGACCGCATCCTCACCCGCGCTGCCAGCGAGGGCATGGACGAGGTCTGCATCGGCATGCCGCACCGCGGCCGCCTCAACGTGCTGGCCAACATCGCCGGCAAGTCCTACGCGCAGATCTTCCGCGAGTTCGAGGGCCAGCTCGACCCGAAGTCCGTCCAGGGCTCCGGCGACGTCAAGTACCACCTCGGCACCGAGGGCGAGTTCACCGGCGAGGACGGCGAGACGACCAAGGTCTACCTCGCGGCCAACCCGAGCCACCTCGAGGCGGTCAACCCCGTCCTCGAGGGCATCGTCCGCGCCAAGCAGGACCGCCTCAACCACGGCGGCGAGGACTTCCCGGTGCTGCCGATCCTCATGCACGGTGACGCGGCCTTCGCCGGTCAGGGTGTCGTGGCCGAGACGCTGCAGCAGAGCCAGCTGCGCGGCTACCGCACCGGCGGCACGATCCACGTGGTCGTCAACAACCAGGTCGGCTTCACCACCTCGCCGTCCGCGAGCCGCTCGTCGGTCTACAGCACCGACGTCGCGCGGATGATCCAGGCGCCGATCTTCCACGTCAACGGTGACGACCCGGAGGCCTGCGTGCGGGTCGCCGAGCTCGCCTTCGAGTTCCGCCAGCGCTTCCACAAGGACGTCGTCATCGACGTCGTGTGCTACCGCCGCCGCGGTCACAACGAGGGCGACGACCCGTCGATGACCCAGCCGCTGATGTACAAGCTCATCGAGTCCAAGCGCTCGGTGCGCAAGCTCTACACCGAAAACCTCATCGGCCGTAAGGACATCACCCCGGAGGAGGCCGACGCCGCGCTGCGCGACTACCAGGCCCAGCTCGAGCGGGTCTTCGTCGAGACCAAGGAGGCCCTCAAGGCCCCCGCCTCGCCGGCCGACGCCTCGAGCGACTCCGGCGACACCGGCTCCGACGCGCCGGACAACGCCGGCCTGGAGCGTCCGTCGTCGCAGACGAGCGACGCGACGACCCGCTCCGCCGACGAGACCGGCATCTCCGAGACCGATCTCAAGCACATCGGTGACCTCTTCGACTCCCCGCCGGCCGACTTCACGATCCACCCCAAGCTGCAGCAGGCCATGCAGAAGCGCGCGGCCTCGGTCAGCGAGGGCGGCATCGACTGGGGCACCGGCGAGATGCTCGCCTTCGGCTCGCTCCTCATGGACGGCACCCCGGTGCGTCTGGCCGGTCAGGACTCGCGTCGCGGCACCTTCGTGCAGCGGCACGCGGTCCTCATCGACAAGAACGACGGTGAGGAGTGGACGCCGCTCAACTACCTCGGTGGCGGCCAGGCCCGCTTCTGGGTCTACGACTCGCTGCTGTCGGAGTTCGCGGCCCTCGGCTTCGAGTACGGCTACTCCGTCGAGCGCCCCGACGCGCTCGTGCTGTGGGAGGCCCAGTTCGGTGACTTCGTCAACGGCGCGGCCACGATCATCGACGAGTTCATCTCCTCCTCCGAGCAGAAGTGGGGCCAGAACTCCTCGGTCGTCCTCCTCCTGCCGCACGGCTACGAGGGCCAGGGGCCGGACCACTCCTCCGCCCGCATCGAGCGCTTCCTCGCCCTCTGCGCGCAGAACAACATGACGGTCGCCTTCCCGTCGACGCCGGCGAGCTACTTCCACCTGCTGCGTCGTCAGGCCTACCACCGTCCGCGTCGCCCGCTCATCGTCTTCACCCCGAAGTCGATGCTGCGCCTCAAGGCCGCGAGCAGCCAGCCCGAGGACTTCACCAGCGGCGGCTTCCGCGCGGTCCTGCCCGACATGACCCAGCCGAAGGGGGATCAGGTCACCCGGGTGCTCATCGCCGCGGGCAAGGTGACGTGGGACCTCGAGGCCGAGCGCAAGAAGCGCGGCGACGAGCAGACCGCGATCCTGCACCTCGAGCGCTTCTACCCGCTGCCGGGTGAGGAACTCGCGGCCGAGCTGGCGCAGTACCCGGGCGCCGAGCTCGTCCTCGTGCAGGAGGAGCCGGAGAACCAGGGCGCCTGGCCCTTCCTCGGGATGAACCTGCCGGCCGACCTGGCCAAGCACGGCGAGACCCGCGCCCTGACGGCGGTCACCCGCCCGCCGAGCGCCTCCCCCGCCGCCGGTACCGCGAAGAAGCACGCGCAGGAGCAGGCGGACCTCATCGCCCGCGCCTTCGACCGCTGA
- a CDS encoding ABC transporter permease, whose product MLGAIRSEFLKYFSTRMWWGMAIAVLLVSAAFAALFGIVYTLDQSGVPPESQMQADPTQIANSVYTGGLGIAYLITLAIGVMQIGSEYRHKTITSTFLSTPKRTTVMGAKVISLLVIGAFYGVISLIGSVGAGGIVLAARGAEVFPSAEVGRTLLLSLLVLGLWALIGLGVGILIPNQVAALLIAIGVAWIVEPIAGVILSFWDWGADIAKFLPSSATNAIVSGVDASAMGGPGGDQLQWWAGALVLIAYAAVLAGIGTLLTVRKDIA is encoded by the coding sequence ATGCTGGGTGCGATCCGATCCGAGTTCCTCAAGTACTTCTCCACGCGCATGTGGTGGGGCATGGCCATCGCCGTGCTCCTCGTGAGCGCCGCCTTCGCCGCGCTCTTCGGCATCGTCTACACCCTCGACCAGAGCGGGGTGCCGCCGGAGTCGCAGATGCAGGCCGACCCGACGCAGATCGCCAACTCCGTCTACACGGGCGGCCTCGGCATCGCCTACCTGATCACGCTGGCCATCGGCGTCATGCAGATCGGCAGCGAGTACCGCCACAAGACGATCACGAGCACCTTCCTGTCGACGCCCAAGCGCACCACCGTCATGGGCGCCAAGGTCATCTCCCTGCTCGTCATCGGCGCCTTCTACGGCGTCATCTCGCTCATCGGCTCGGTGGGCGCCGGCGGCATCGTCCTCGCCGCGCGCGGGGCCGAGGTCTTCCCGAGCGCGGAGGTCGGGCGCACGCTGCTGCTCAGCCTGCTCGTCCTCGGGCTGTGGGCGCTCATCGGCCTCGGCGTCGGCATCCTCATCCCCAACCAGGTGGCCGCGCTGCTCATCGCCATCGGTGTCGCGTGGATCGTCGAGCCGATCGCCGGCGTCATCCTCAGCTTCTGGGACTGGGGCGCCGACATCGCGAAGTTCCTGCCGTCGAGTGCGACCAATGCGATCGTCAGCGGGGTCGACGCCAGCGCCATGGGCGGCCCGGGCGGCGACCAGCTGCAGTGGTGGGCAGGGGCGCTCGTGCTCATCGCCTACGCCGCGGTCCTCGCCGGCATCGGCACCCTCCTCACTGTCCGCAAGGACATCGCCTGA
- a CDS encoding ABC transporter ATP-binding protein, whose translation MVCDITDEGDLMTTTGARVEVRNLTKRFGGFTAVDDLSFNVEPGRITGFLGPNGAGKTTSLRMLLGLVHQTSGTATIDGQDYRELDQPLRVVGSALEATNFHPGRSGRDHLRVLAATAGIPATRVDELLELTGIPAAARKRAGGYSMGMRQRLGLAAALLGDPRLLVLDEPANGLDPEGIRWLRGFLRHLAAEGKTVLVSSHLLQEIEQTVDDVVIIANGKLVKEGTVGELRGTATSLVRTTDSDALVGALRIADVPAAVQADGGIVAETDDLRLVGDVALRAGVPVHELRPLSADLEQLFFSLTEGTNRNLGDDPMAGISPVSAPGQEGGTH comes from the coding sequence ATGGTCTGCGACATCACCGACGAAGGGGACCTGATGACCACGACAGGAGCGCGCGTCGAGGTGCGCAACCTGACGAAGCGGTTCGGCGGCTTCACGGCCGTCGACGACCTCAGCTTCAACGTCGAGCCCGGGAGGATCACCGGGTTCCTCGGACCCAACGGCGCCGGCAAGACGACGAGCCTGCGCATGCTGCTCGGCCTCGTCCACCAGACCTCCGGCACCGCGACGATCGACGGCCAGGACTACCGCGAGCTCGACCAGCCGCTGCGGGTCGTCGGCTCGGCGCTCGAGGCGACCAACTTCCACCCCGGCCGCTCCGGCCGCGACCACCTGAGGGTCCTCGCCGCCACCGCCGGCATCCCCGCCACCCGCGTCGACGAGCTGCTCGAGCTCACCGGGATCCCCGCCGCCGCCCGCAAGCGGGCCGGCGGCTACAGCATGGGCATGCGCCAGCGCCTCGGCCTGGCCGCGGCCCTGCTCGGCGACCCGCGCCTGCTCGTCCTCGACGAGCCGGCCAACGGCCTCGACCCCGAGGGCATCCGCTGGCTGCGCGGCTTCCTGCGCCACCTCGCCGCCGAGGGCAAGACCGTGCTCGTGTCGAGCCACCTGCTGCAGGAGATCGAGCAGACCGTCGACGACGTCGTCATCATCGCCAACGGCAAGCTCGTCAAGGAGGGCACGGTCGGCGAGCTGCGCGGCACCGCGACGTCGCTCGTGCGCACGACCGACTCCGACGCGCTCGTCGGCGCGCTGCGCATCGCCGACGTGCCGGCCGCGGTCCAGGCCGACGGCGGCATCGTCGCCGAGACCGACGACCTGCGGCTGGTGGGCGACGTCGCCCTGCGCGCCGGTGTGCCGGTCCACGAGCTGCGGCCGCTCTCCGCGGACCTCGAGCAGCTCTTCTTCTCCCTCACCGAGGGCACCAACCGCAACCTCGGCGACGACCCGATGGCCGGCATCTCCCCGGTCTCGGCCCCGGGCCAGGAAGGAGGGACGCACTGA
- a CDS encoding hemolysin family protein yields MTIGLLILALVLTLGTALFVAAEFSLVALDRPAVQRAVDHGDTAAKPVLGSLRQLSTLLSACQIGITVTTLALGYIASPAVGSLIQPGLEAVGVPESVASSSSDGLALIIATVFSMILGEMVPKTLAVSEPLGVAKLVAVPMRVIGVLFKPLIFVLNGSANWVLHRMGVEPQEELSAARSPAELASLVRTSVEAGTLDYGTARLVTRSLGFGEQTAADVMTPRNRASAIDRTASAEDLVSLARRTGHSRFPVTGEDWDDIDGVVHVKKAIAVPHDRRAGVPVSALMIDPIVVPETLRLDPLLIQLRDSGLQMGVVVDEYGGTAGVVTLEDLVEEIVGEVSDEHDLAQTTGRRLRDGVWTVPGLWRPDEVRDRLGAEVPEGAAYETVGGWVMAELGRVPEVGDVVELDGWQVTVTDMDTRRVDRLRFVRQAPAEGDASSDERGTKGGELQ; encoded by the coding sequence ATGACCATAGGTCTTCTCATCCTGGCCCTGGTGCTCACTCTGGGTACCGCCCTCTTCGTGGCTGCCGAGTTCTCCCTCGTCGCCCTCGACCGACCCGCCGTCCAGCGAGCCGTCGACCACGGCGACACCGCGGCCAAGCCCGTGCTGGGCTCCCTTCGCCAGCTCTCCACGCTGCTCTCCGCGTGCCAGATCGGCATCACCGTCACGACCCTGGCGCTGGGCTACATCGCCAGCCCCGCGGTCGGCTCGCTCATCCAGCCGGGGCTCGAGGCCGTCGGGGTGCCGGAGAGCGTGGCGTCCTCCTCGTCCGACGGACTGGCCCTGATCATCGCCACCGTCTTCTCCATGATCCTCGGCGAGATGGTGCCCAAGACCCTCGCCGTGTCGGAGCCGCTGGGTGTCGCCAAGCTCGTCGCCGTGCCGATGCGCGTCATCGGCGTGCTCTTCAAGCCGCTGATCTTCGTCCTCAACGGCAGCGCCAACTGGGTGCTGCACCGCATGGGAGTCGAGCCGCAGGAAGAGTTGTCGGCCGCCCGCAGCCCTGCCGAGCTCGCCTCGCTCGTGCGCACCTCCGTCGAGGCCGGCACGCTCGACTACGGCACCGCCCGGCTCGTGACCCGCTCGCTCGGCTTCGGCGAGCAGACCGCGGCCGACGTCATGACGCCCCGCAACCGCGCGAGCGCCATCGACCGCACCGCGTCCGCCGAGGATCTCGTCTCGCTCGCGCGCCGCACCGGTCACTCGCGCTTCCCCGTCACGGGGGAGGACTGGGACGACATCGACGGCGTCGTCCACGTCAAGAAGGCCATCGCCGTCCCGCACGACCGCCGCGCGGGCGTGCCCGTCTCCGCGCTGATGATCGACCCGATCGTCGTCCCCGAGACCCTGCGCCTGGACCCGCTGCTCATCCAGCTGCGTGACTCCGGCCTGCAGATGGGCGTCGTCGTCGACGAGTACGGCGGCACCGCGGGCGTCGTCACGCTCGAGGACCTCGTCGAGGAGATCGTCGGCGAGGTGAGCGACGAGCACGACCTCGCGCAGACCACCGGTCGTCGCCTCCGCGACGGCGTGTGGACCGTGCCCGGCCTGTGGCGCCCCGACGAGGTGCGTGACCGTCTCGGCGCCGAGGTGCCCGAGGGTGCGGCCTACGAGACCGTCGGCGGCTGGGTCATGGCCGAGCTCGGCCGGGTCCCCGAGGTCGGTGACGTCGTCGAGCTCGACGGCTGGCAGGTGACCGTCACCGACATGGACACCCGCCGCGTCGACCGCCTCCGCTTCGTCCGGCAGGCCCCCGCGGAGGGCGACGCCTCGAGCGACGAGCGTGGGACGAAGGGGGGTGAGCTCCAGTGA